From Acidaminococcus timonensis, the proteins below share one genomic window:
- the pstC gene encoding phosphate ABC transporter permease subunit PstC, translated as MIDETVTKKLTQVHRKEALSQSVITACGIAAALLPFLMAAFLLVKGSGTFWDFGHSITEFLFSGAWKPSDTMEGGGQVGAAMFISGSLVTCFLSLVIALPVSLAAAIYMSEMAGPAVQRIIRPIVEMFTGIPSVIYGWVGLTVLVPFLRKIFPMPFGFSVLAAALVLAVMIFPVITTMAADAMLAVPRSWRDASYGLGATRWETIRNVILPAAQRGIFTGVVLGLARALGEALAVAMVIGQMKRFPTSLFLPASTMTTVIANDMGGAMEGGEYSAALWTLGLLLFVISFILIFIIHHFGKDPMKLKEEE; from the coding sequence ATGATTGATGAAACGGTAACGAAAAAATTGACGCAGGTCCACCGCAAAGAGGCTCTGTCACAGTCCGTCATCACGGCCTGTGGCATTGCAGCGGCCCTGCTTCCTTTCCTGATGGCCGCTTTCCTTCTGGTGAAGGGGAGCGGCACCTTTTGGGATTTTGGGCACAGCATCACCGAGTTCCTGTTCTCCGGAGCCTGGAAACCCAGTGATACCATGGAAGGCGGTGGCCAGGTGGGGGCGGCCATGTTCATCAGCGGCTCCCTGGTTACCTGCTTCCTGAGCCTGGTGATTGCCCTGCCGGTGAGCCTGGCAGCCGCCATCTACATGTCGGAAATGGCCGGTCCGGCCGTACAGCGGATCATCCGCCCCATTGTAGAAATGTTCACCGGTATCCCTTCTGTAATTTACGGCTGGGTGGGTCTGACGGTCCTGGTACCGTTCCTGCGCAAGATCTTCCCCATGCCCTTCGGCTTTTCCGTGCTGGCCGCGGCACTGGTCCTGGCCGTGATGATCTTCCCGGTCATCACCACCATGGCCGCCGACGCCATGCTGGCTGTCCCCAGGAGCTGGCGGGATGCTTCCTATGGCCTGGGGGCCACCCGCTGGGAAACCATCCGCAACGTGATCCTGCCTGCTGCCCAGCGGGGGATCTTCACCGGGGTGGTGCTGGGCCTGGCCCGTGCCCTGGGTGAAGCCCTGGCGGTGGCCATGGTCATCGGCCAGATGAAACGGTTCCCCACCTCCCTGTTCCTGCCGGCATCCACCATGACCACGGTGATCGCCAACGATATGGGCGGTGCCATGGAAGGCGGCGAATACAGTGCAGCCCTGTGGACCCTGGGCCTGCTGCTGTTCGTGATTTCCTTTATCCTGATCTTTATCATCCACCATTTCGGAAAAGATCCCATGAAACTGAAAGAGGAGGAGTAA
- a CDS encoding phosphate ABC transporter substrate-binding protein has translation MMLKSKWRKLAVTVLAGMMVLGAAGCGGQKAADTKKPAAVSGNITGSGSSALLPLVKDAAASFKKQHKDVSISLNAGGSGMGLKQVSEGSVDMGNSDVPAASKLPKEKAAELEDHKICVMTVATIVNKDVAEKVKSLTKQQLTDIFTAKVTNWKEVGGPDEPITLVTRPKTSGTRALFAKYALGGAEEASNKSLETDNSGLLVQSVAQNKGAIGYVALPYLTRNDTVATISIDGVAPTLENTYSGKYNVWGYEHVYTKKNPKAAVKAFLDYLLSADYGKRIEELGYGVSSKMQVKDAAHD, from the coding sequence ATGATGTTGAAAAGCAAATGGAGAAAATTGGCCGTTACGGTACTGGCCGGGATGATGGTCCTGGGCGCTGCAGGGTGCGGCGGACAAAAAGCGGCAGATACCAAGAAACCGGCTGCAGTCAGCGGCAACATTACCGGTTCCGGTTCTTCTGCCCTGCTGCCTCTGGTCAAGGATGCAGCGGCAAGCTTCAAGAAACAGCATAAAGATGTGAGCATCAGCCTGAACGCCGGCGGTTCCGGCATGGGCCTGAAACAGGTTTCTGAAGGTTCCGTAGACATGGGGAACTCCGATGTGCCTGCAGCCTCCAAACTGCCGAAAGAAAAAGCAGCTGAACTGGAAGACCATAAGATCTGCGTCATGACGGTTGCCACCATTGTGAACAAGGACGTGGCCGAAAAAGTCAAGAGCCTGACCAAACAACAGCTGACCGATATCTTCACGGCCAAAGTCACCAACTGGAAAGAAGTGGGCGGCCCGGATGAACCCATTACCCTGGTAACCCGGCCCAAGACTTCCGGTACCCGTGCCCTGTTCGCCAAATATGCCCTGGGCGGTGCGGAAGAAGCTTCCAACAAATCCCTGGAAACCGATAACTCCGGCCTGCTGGTACAGAGCGTAGCCCAGAACAAGGGCGCCATCGGGTATGTGGCCCTGCCCTACCTGACCAGGAATGACACGGTTGCCACCATTTCCATCGACGGTGTGGCTCCCACTCTGGAAAACACCTACTCCGGCAAATACAATGTGTGGGGCTATGAACATGTTTACACCAAGAAAAATCCGAAAGCCGCTGTAAAAGCTTTCCTGGATTACCTGTTGTCTGCCGACTATGGCAAACGGATCGAGGAGCTGGGGTATGGTGTCAGCAGCAAGATGCAAGTCAAAGATGCCGCTCATGATTGA
- a CDS encoding carboxynorspermidine decarboxylase codes for MDWQKVRDNRPAFAGLGEKSPEQAFGQLATPCYILDKAALRHNGEILKGVQDRTGCRILLAQKAFSNYDLYPVLEPYVAGTEASGLYEARLGREAMGSKEVHVFCGAYRADQMEEVCQVADHIVFNSPRQLATFGPMAKKAGKSLGLRINPECSTQEGHAIYDPCSPGSRMGTTRTQWEAQMTPDLVDLLDGIHFHTLCEQDADDLKTTLRAVEEKFGDVLPRMEWVNMGGGHHITRPGYHIPLLEECIRWAQKQWGVTVYLEPGEACALNAGYLATRVLDVTRNGDVNIAILDTSAACHMPDVLEMPYRPPLYGAGDQGEKQKTWRLGSATCLSGDVVGDYSFDGDLEVGDLLLFGDMAIYTTCKNNTFNGMPLPDIDVLEEDGTVKVLKHFGYEDFKMRLGK; via the coding sequence ATGGACTGGCAGAAGGTGCGGGACAATCGTCCCGCTTTTGCCGGTTTGGGGGAAAAGTCGCCGGAACAGGCCTTCGGGCAGCTGGCGACCCCCTGTTACATCCTGGACAAGGCGGCCCTGCGCCACAACGGAGAAATCCTGAAGGGGGTGCAGGACCGGACGGGCTGCCGGATTTTGCTGGCCCAGAAGGCCTTTTCCAACTATGACCTGTATCCGGTGCTGGAACCCTATGTGGCCGGCACCGAGGCCAGTGGTCTGTACGAAGCCCGGCTGGGCCGGGAGGCAATGGGCAGCAAGGAAGTCCACGTGTTCTGCGGCGCCTACCGGGCGGACCAGATGGAAGAGGTCTGCCAGGTGGCGGACCACATCGTGTTCAACTCGCCCCGGCAGCTGGCCACCTTCGGGCCCATGGCCAAAAAAGCGGGGAAGAGCCTGGGGTTGCGGATCAATCCGGAGTGCTCCACCCAGGAGGGCCATGCCATCTATGATCCCTGTTCCCCCGGGAGCCGCATGGGCACCACACGGACCCAGTGGGAGGCCCAGATGACGCCGGACCTGGTGGACCTTCTGGACGGGATCCACTTCCATACCCTGTGTGAACAGGATGCGGATGATCTGAAGACCACCCTGAGGGCTGTAGAAGAGAAGTTCGGCGATGTGCTGCCCCGGATGGAATGGGTGAACATGGGGGGCGGGCACCACATCACCCGCCCGGGGTACCACATCCCCCTGCTGGAGGAATGCATCCGGTGGGCTCAGAAACAATGGGGCGTCACCGTGTACCTGGAACCGGGTGAGGCCTGTGCCCTGAACGCCGGCTACCTGGCCACCCGGGTACTGGACGTGACACGGAACGGAGATGTGAACATTGCCATCCTGGACACCAGCGCTGCCTGCCATATGCCGGACGTACTGGAGATGCCCTATCGGCCGCCGCTTTATGGTGCCGGGGACCAGGGCGAAAAGCAGAAAACCTGGCGCCTGGGCAGTGCCACCTGCCTGTCCGGAGACGTGGTGGGGGACTACAGTTTCGACGGAGACCTGGAAGTGGGGGACCTGCTGCTGTTCGGCGATATGGCCATCTACACCACCTGCAAGAACAACACATTTAACGGAATGCCCCTGCCGGACATCGACGTGCTGGAAGAGGACGGAACGGTGAAAGTCCTGAAGCACTTCGGGTACGAAGATTTCAAGATGAGGCTGGGGAAGTAA